From the genome of Streptacidiphilus rugosus AM-16, one region includes:
- a CDS encoding aromatic ring-hydroxylating oxygenase subunit alpha: MGDPLLDALDPDALRDVLTPPGRMLPAAAYLDPGVLAFEQREFFDGGWICLGRLDGLAQPRSRRAVPLGGVHGEASLLLVRGDDGVLRGFHNSCRHRGHELLPCTDGQAGADTGAGRARPRFLACPYHAWVYDLTGRLVRVPALEDGAPVPIAAAVSPDRALPRDADQLGLAQVRVAEWQGFAFANLDGHAAPLEAWTEGLDELLAPYGLAGLTSAAGHDYTIAANWKLAVENYHECYHCPSIHPELCRVTSPDSGLDCGGPGLWRGGHMELEPGARTMSLDGSGGGAYLPGLPEELRDRVVYLQLFPGLLLSLHPDYVMVHRLRPTGPESTWIECQWLFPADRPADFDPGYAVRFWDLTNRQDWTACESVQRGVASPGFRPGPLSAWHEHVVSGSIQHIARAYLDGAVTLPVPTQPRSGRVPS, from the coding sequence ATGGGCGACCCGCTGCTCGACGCACTGGACCCGGACGCCCTGCGGGACGTGCTGACCCCGCCCGGCCGGATGCTTCCGGCCGCGGCCTACCTCGACCCCGGCGTGCTGGCCTTCGAGCAGCGGGAGTTCTTCGACGGCGGCTGGATCTGCCTCGGCCGCCTCGACGGGCTCGCGCAGCCCCGCTCCCGCCGCGCCGTCCCGCTGGGCGGCGTGCACGGCGAGGCCTCGCTGCTGCTGGTGCGCGGCGACGACGGGGTGCTGCGCGGCTTCCACAACAGCTGCCGGCACCGCGGCCACGAGCTGCTGCCCTGCACGGACGGGCAGGCCGGGGCAGACACGGGCGCGGGCCGGGCCCGCCCGCGTTTTCTCGCCTGCCCCTACCACGCCTGGGTCTACGACCTCACGGGCCGGCTGGTGCGGGTCCCGGCCCTGGAGGACGGCGCGCCCGTACCCATCGCCGCCGCGGTCAGCCCCGACCGGGCACTGCCGCGCGACGCGGACCAGCTCGGCCTGGCCCAGGTCCGCGTCGCCGAATGGCAGGGCTTCGCCTTCGCCAACCTGGACGGCCACGCGGCCCCGCTGGAGGCCTGGACCGAGGGGCTGGACGAACTCCTCGCCCCCTACGGCCTGGCCGGGCTCACCTCGGCCGCCGGCCACGACTACACCATCGCCGCCAACTGGAAGCTCGCCGTGGAGAACTACCACGAGTGCTACCACTGCCCCTCCATCCACCCGGAGCTGTGCCGGGTCACCTCGCCCGACAGCGGCCTGGACTGCGGCGGCCCCGGCCTGTGGCGCGGCGGCCACATGGAACTGGAGCCGGGGGCGCGCACCATGTCCCTGGACGGCTCGGGCGGCGGCGCGTACCTGCCGGGTCTGCCCGAGGAGCTGCGCGACCGCGTGGTCTACCTGCAGCTCTTCCCCGGCCTGCTGCTCAGCCTGCACCCGGACTACGTCATGGTGCACCGGCTGCGGCCGACCGGCCCCGAGAGCACCTGGATCGAGTGCCAGTGGCTCTTCCCCGCCGACCGGCCGGCCGACTTCGACCCCGGCTACGCGGTCCGCTTCTGGGACCTGACCAACCGCCAGGACTGGACCGCCTGCGAGTCGGTGCAGCGCGGCGTGGCCTCGCCCGGCTTCCGGCCGGGCCCGCTCTCCGCCTGGCACGAGCACGTCGTCTCCGGCTCGATCCAGCACATCGCCCGCGCCTATCTCGACGGCGCGGTCACCCTTCCCGTTCCGACCCAACCACGAAGTGGACGTGTCCCCTCATGA
- a CDS encoding S-(hydroxymethyl)mycothiol dehydrogenase: MAQRVRGVIAPGKGEPVRIETIVVPDPGPGEAVVKVQACGVCHTDLHYREGGINDEFPFLLGHEAAGIVESVGEGVTEVEPGDYVILNWRAVCGQCRSCRRGRPQYCFNTHNAKQKMTLEDGTELSPALGIGAFAEKTLVAAGQCTKVDPAASPAAAGLLGCGVMAGLGAAVNTGGVSRGDTVAVIGCGGVGNAAVMGARLAGASKVIAVDIDPGKLATAQRLGATHAVNSRETDAVEAIRELTGGNGADVVIEAVGRPETYKQAFYARDLAGTVVLVGVPTPDMKLELPLLDVFGRGGSLKSSWYGDCLPSRDFPMLIDLYLQGRLDLDAFVSETITLDQVEEAFHRMEKGEVLRSVVIL, translated from the coding sequence ATGGCACAGCGCGTACGCGGAGTCATCGCCCCGGGCAAGGGCGAGCCGGTACGGATCGAGACGATCGTCGTCCCCGACCCCGGCCCCGGGGAGGCGGTGGTGAAGGTGCAGGCCTGCGGCGTCTGCCACACCGACCTGCACTACCGCGAGGGCGGCATCAACGACGAGTTCCCGTTCCTGCTCGGCCACGAGGCGGCCGGGATCGTCGAGTCCGTCGGCGAGGGCGTCACCGAGGTCGAGCCCGGGGACTACGTCATCCTCAACTGGCGCGCGGTCTGCGGCCAGTGCCGCTCCTGCCGGCGCGGCCGCCCGCAGTACTGCTTCAACACGCACAACGCGAAGCAGAAGATGACGCTGGAGGACGGCACCGAGCTGTCGCCCGCGCTCGGCATCGGCGCGTTCGCCGAGAAGACGCTGGTCGCGGCCGGCCAGTGCACCAAGGTCGACCCGGCCGCGTCCCCGGCCGCGGCCGGACTGCTCGGCTGCGGCGTGATGGCCGGGCTCGGCGCGGCGGTCAACACCGGCGGCGTCTCGCGCGGCGACACCGTCGCCGTGATCGGCTGCGGCGGCGTCGGCAACGCGGCCGTGATGGGCGCGCGGCTGGCGGGCGCGTCCAAGGTCATCGCCGTGGACATCGACCCCGGCAAGCTCGCCACCGCGCAGCGCCTGGGTGCCACCCACGCGGTCAACTCGCGCGAGACCGACGCCGTCGAGGCGATCCGCGAGCTGACCGGCGGCAACGGCGCGGACGTCGTCATCGAGGCGGTCGGCCGCCCGGAGACGTACAAGCAGGCCTTCTACGCCCGCGACCTGGCGGGCACGGTCGTCCTGGTCGGCGTCCCCACGCCGGACATGAAGCTGGAACTCCCGCTGCTGGACGTCTTCGGGCGCGGCGGCTCGCTCAAGTCCTCCTGGTACGGGGACTGCCTGCCGTCGCGGGACTTCCCGATGCTGATCGACCTCTACCTCCAGGGTCGCCTGGACCTGGACGCCTTCGTCTCCGAGACGATCACGCTGGACCAGGTCGAGGAGGCCTTCCACCGGATGGAGAAGGGCGAGGTGCTGCGCTCGGTGGTGATCCTGTGA
- a CDS encoding aminobutyraldehyde dehydrogenase: protein MSPARPQDAARRHDPARAYDIANLIDGQLVPGGGAAADPARDPSTGVVLAEVPRSSPEDVDRAVAAARRAFPGWRALSPGERAAHLNALADALQQDLKAFAEIESRNAGKPIAAVPDEIDYCVDNIRFLAGAARNLQAPAAGEYVTGATSFVRREPVGVVGAIAPWNYPLMMAVWKFAPALAGGCTVVLKPSELTPLSTLRLAALAADLLPPGVLNIVTGDGPVGAQLAAHPDVAMVSVTGSVATGRKVAAAAAPGLKRLHLELGGKAPVVVLDDADVEALAAALRATSFGNAGQDCTAACRVIATPGVYGRVVEALTAAAASLRTGPTDDPTCELGPLISPAQRARVAGFVERAVAAGASVTTGGTVPDGPGAYYPATVVIGPDQDAEIVQQEVFGPVVTVQMAPDRERALEMAADVPYGLAASVWTADAGFALRAAAELRFGAVWVNDHITGCSEMPHGGFGQSGYGRDLSGYALDHYCEPRHVMVRW from the coding sequence ATGAGCCCCGCCCGCCCCCAGGACGCCGCCCGCCGGCACGACCCGGCCCGGGCCTACGACATCGCCAACCTGATCGACGGACAGCTGGTCCCCGGCGGCGGCGCGGCCGCCGACCCGGCCCGCGACCCGTCCACCGGCGTGGTCCTCGCCGAAGTGCCGCGCAGCTCACCCGAGGACGTCGACCGCGCCGTCGCCGCCGCCCGCCGGGCCTTCCCCGGCTGGCGCGCGCTCAGCCCCGGCGAGCGCGCCGCGCACCTGAACGCCCTCGCCGACGCGCTCCAGCAGGACCTGAAGGCCTTCGCCGAGATCGAGTCCCGCAACGCCGGCAAGCCGATCGCGGCCGTCCCTGACGAGATCGACTACTGCGTCGACAACATCCGGTTTCTCGCCGGAGCCGCCCGCAACCTCCAGGCGCCCGCCGCAGGCGAGTACGTGACCGGCGCGACCTCCTTCGTCCGCCGTGAACCGGTCGGCGTGGTCGGGGCCATCGCGCCGTGGAACTACCCGCTGATGATGGCCGTGTGGAAGTTCGCCCCGGCTCTGGCCGGGGGCTGCACGGTGGTGCTCAAGCCCTCCGAGCTGACCCCGCTCAGCACCCTGCGGCTCGCCGCCCTGGCGGCCGACCTGCTGCCCCCGGGCGTGCTCAACATCGTCACCGGCGACGGCCCGGTCGGCGCGCAGCTGGCCGCGCACCCGGACGTCGCCATGGTCTCCGTCACCGGGTCGGTCGCCACCGGCCGCAAGGTCGCCGCGGCCGCCGCGCCCGGCCTCAAGCGGCTGCACCTGGAACTGGGCGGCAAGGCCCCGGTCGTCGTCCTCGACGACGCGGACGTGGAGGCGCTGGCGGCCGCGCTGCGCGCCACCTCCTTCGGAAACGCCGGACAGGACTGCACCGCCGCCTGCCGGGTGATCGCCACGCCCGGCGTCTACGGCCGGGTGGTCGAGGCGCTGACGGCCGCCGCCGCGTCGCTGCGGACCGGGCCGACCGACGATCCGACCTGCGAACTCGGCCCGCTGATCAGCCCCGCCCAGCGCGCCAGGGTGGCCGGCTTCGTCGAGCGGGCGGTCGCCGCCGGGGCGTCCGTCACCACCGGGGGCACGGTGCCGGACGGTCCGGGCGCGTACTACCCGGCCACCGTCGTCATCGGCCCCGACCAGGACGCCGAGATCGTCCAGCAGGAGGTGTTCGGCCCGGTCGTCACCGTCCAAATGGCCCCCGACCGCGAGCGGGCCCTGGAGATGGCGGCGGACGTGCCCTACGGGCTCGCCGCCTCGGTCTGGACGGCCGACGCCGGCTTCGCCCTGCGCGCGGCGGCGGAGCTGCGCTTCGGCGCGGTCTGGGTCAACGACCACATCACCGGCTGTTCGGAGATGCCGCACGGCGGCTTCGGTCAGTCGGGGTACGGTCGGGACCTGTCGGGGTACGCCTTGGACCACTACTGCGAGCCGCGCCACGTCATGGTGCGCTGGTAG
- a CDS encoding MBL fold metallo-hydrolase, whose translation MSGLPDGVERLVTSGRFELDGGSWEVDNNVWLVGDENEVLVIDAAHDAEVIAAAVGSRRLVAIVSTHAHNDHIDAAPALADRTGAPILLHPADLPLWKQTHPDRSPDGELAQDQRIEAGGIGLTVIHTPGHSPGAVCLYSLQLGVLFSGDTLFHGGPGATGRSWSDFPTIIASIRDQLLTLPPETVVLTGHGDATSIGAEAPNLGEWLARGH comes from the coding sequence GTGAGCGGGCTTCCCGACGGGGTCGAACGCCTCGTCACCTCCGGCCGGTTCGAGCTGGACGGCGGCAGTTGGGAGGTGGACAACAACGTCTGGCTGGTCGGCGACGAGAACGAGGTCCTCGTCATCGACGCCGCCCACGACGCGGAGGTGATCGCCGCGGCCGTCGGCTCGCGCCGGCTGGTCGCGATCGTCTCCACCCACGCCCACAACGACCACATCGACGCGGCCCCGGCGCTCGCCGACCGCACCGGCGCGCCCATCCTGCTCCACCCCGCGGACCTGCCGCTGTGGAAGCAGACCCACCCGGACCGTTCCCCCGACGGGGAGCTGGCCCAGGACCAGCGGATCGAGGCCGGCGGGATCGGCCTGACGGTGATCCACACCCCGGGCCACAGCCCCGGGGCGGTCTGTCTCTACTCGCTGCAGTTGGGCGTGCTGTTCTCCGGTGACACGCTGTTCCACGGCGGACCGGGCGCGACGGGCCGGTCCTGGTCGGACTTCCCGACCATCATCGCCTCGATCCGCGACCAACTGCTCACACTGCCGCCGGAGACGGTCGTGCTGACCGGCCACGGCGACGCCACCAGCATCGGGGCCGAGGCGCCGAACCTGGGGGAGTGGCTGGCCCGCGGCCACTGA
- a CDS encoding aspartate aminotransferase family protein: protein MSGSTPEDLSRLDDMIELQSKIFLDRTTESQRIRAEAGSVLAGGVASSWQDAQPGTVWIREGKGSRTWDVDGTEYTDLHGGFGVGIVGHAHPAIVAAVSERVRRGTHFAQPTEDAVVVARELSARYGLPIWRYNNSGTESTMDAIHLMRVATGRPKIIKVEGTYHGHHDSVQVSVYPAPEKAGPAERPNSVPVGPAYPQEVVRLTVVVPFGDLAAVERVLTENAGQIAGMIIEPVMMNIGLIPPPPGYLAALKDLLHAHGAYLAFDEVKTGLALSPAGAVGLTGVTPDLVCLAKALGGGLPCGAIGGIPELMDLITQGAYEQVGTFNGNPLTMAAARAVLQDILTPEAYSGFDTLRRTMTEGAEEILRRYELPGFVRSFGCKGAVLFTDRLENYRDFLAYDDQWGNAHWLYQHNGSVFLPPWGKCEQWTASVQHTDEDAQRFLANLERMAADLRGGVRPKGAQA from the coding sequence ATGAGCGGAAGCACCCCCGAGGACCTCTCCCGGCTCGACGACATGATCGAGCTGCAGTCGAAGATCTTCCTGGACCGCACCACCGAGTCCCAGCGGATCCGCGCCGAGGCGGGCTCCGTGCTGGCCGGCGGCGTCGCCTCCAGCTGGCAGGACGCCCAGCCCGGCACCGTCTGGATCCGCGAGGGCAAGGGCTCGCGCACCTGGGACGTGGACGGCACCGAGTACACCGACCTGCACGGGGGCTTCGGTGTCGGGATCGTCGGCCACGCCCACCCGGCGATCGTCGCCGCCGTCTCGGAGCGGGTCCGGCGCGGCACGCACTTCGCCCAGCCCACCGAGGACGCGGTCGTGGTGGCCCGTGAGCTCTCCGCCCGCTACGGCCTCCCCATCTGGCGCTACAACAACTCCGGCACCGAGTCGACGATGGACGCGATCCACCTGATGCGGGTCGCCACCGGCCGCCCGAAGATCATCAAGGTGGAGGGCACCTACCACGGCCACCACGACAGCGTGCAGGTCTCCGTCTACCCCGCGCCGGAGAAGGCCGGACCGGCCGAACGCCCCAACTCCGTCCCGGTGGGCCCGGCCTACCCCCAGGAGGTGGTCCGGCTGACCGTCGTCGTCCCCTTCGGCGACCTGGCCGCCGTCGAGCGGGTGCTGACCGAGAACGCCGGACAGATCGCCGGGATGATCATCGAGCCGGTGATGATGAACATCGGCCTGATCCCCCCGCCGCCCGGCTACCTGGCCGCACTCAAGGACCTCCTGCACGCGCACGGCGCCTACCTCGCCTTCGACGAGGTCAAGACCGGCCTCGCGCTCAGCCCCGCCGGGGCGGTCGGCCTCACCGGCGTCACCCCCGACCTGGTCTGCCTGGCCAAGGCCCTCGGCGGCGGCCTGCCCTGCGGCGCGATCGGCGGCATCCCCGAGCTGATGGACCTGATCACCCAGGGCGCCTACGAGCAGGTCGGCACCTTCAACGGCAACCCGCTCACCATGGCCGCCGCGCGCGCCGTGCTCCAGGACATCCTCACCCCAGAGGCCTACAGCGGCTTCGACACGCTGCGCCGCACCATGACCGAGGGCGCCGAGGAGATCCTGCGCCGCTACGAACTCCCCGGCTTCGTCCGCTCCTTCGGCTGCAAGGGCGCCGTGCTCTTCACCGACCGGCTGGAGAACTACCGCGACTTCCTCGCCTACGACGACCAGTGGGGCAACGCCCACTGGCTCTACCAGCACAACGGCAGCGTCTTCCTGCCGCCGTGGGGCAAGTGCGAGCAGTGGACCGCCTCGGTCCAGCACACCGACGAGGACGCACAGCGCTTCCTGGCCAACCTGGAGCGGATGGCCGCCGACCTGCGCGGCGGCGTCCGCCCGAAGGGAGCCCAGGCATGA
- a CDS encoding ABC transporter ATP-binding protein, translated as MTTTPTAPSTTVAGTTDDAAAFPAVQLERVTKRFGGTTVVHELDLDIRAGEFFSLLGPSGCGKTTTLRMIGGFADPTDGRILLGGEDVTVLPPNRRDVNTVFQSYALFEHLHVLDNVGFGLRRKGASRAEARRQAAGALELVQLADRAKARVRELSGGQRQRVALARALVNRPKVLLLDEPLAALDLKLRRQMQIELKQLQREVGITFVFVTHDQDEALTMSDRLAVMHDGRIEHCGTPEEVYERPATAFTAGFIGTSNLMPGEYRDGAVTIAPGVSLAVGRRAGFTEGEQVSASVRPEKLWLSEHGDDMVTVPGTLVETVYSGPVTSYLVELAPGVQVSVLEQNTDRSRREERWQNGQPLTVGFRLEHCLLLR; from the coding sequence ATGACGACGACGCCCACCGCTCCGTCCACGACGGTAGCCGGAACCACCGACGACGCCGCAGCCTTTCCCGCCGTGCAACTCGAACGAGTGACCAAGCGTTTCGGTGGCACGACCGTGGTGCACGAGCTCGACCTGGACATCCGCGCCGGCGAGTTCTTCTCCCTGCTCGGCCCTTCGGGCTGCGGCAAGACCACCACGCTGCGCATGATCGGCGGCTTCGCCGACCCGACCGACGGGCGGATCCTGCTCGGCGGCGAGGACGTGACCGTGCTCCCGCCCAACCGGCGCGACGTCAACACCGTCTTCCAGAGCTACGCGCTGTTCGAGCACCTGCACGTCCTCGACAACGTGGGCTTCGGCCTGCGGCGCAAGGGCGCCTCGCGCGCGGAGGCGCGGCGGCAGGCCGCCGGAGCCCTGGAGCTGGTGCAGCTGGCCGACCGCGCCAAGGCCCGGGTCCGCGAGCTGTCCGGCGGCCAGCGCCAGCGCGTGGCGCTGGCCCGGGCGCTGGTGAACCGGCCCAAGGTGCTGCTGCTGGACGAACCCCTCGCCGCGCTGGACCTGAAGCTGCGTCGGCAGATGCAGATCGAGCTGAAGCAGCTGCAGCGCGAGGTCGGCATCACCTTCGTCTTCGTCACCCACGACCAGGACGAGGCGCTGACCATGTCCGACCGCCTCGCGGTCATGCACGACGGCAGGATCGAGCACTGCGGCACGCCCGAGGAGGTCTACGAGCGCCCGGCCACCGCGTTCACCGCGGGCTTCATCGGCACTTCGAACCTCATGCCAGGCGAGTACCGCGACGGCGCGGTGACCATCGCCCCCGGCGTCTCCCTCGCCGTCGGCCGGCGCGCCGGGTTCACCGAGGGCGAGCAGGTCAGCGCCTCGGTGCGACCGGAGAAGCTGTGGCTGTCCGAGCACGGGGACGACATGGTGACGGTGCCGGGCACGCTGGTCGAGACGGTCTACTCGGGACCGGTGACCAGCTACCTGGTCGAGCTCGCCCCCGGCGTCCAGGTCAGCGTGCTGGAGCAGAACACCGACCGCTCCCGCCGCGAGGAGCGCTGGCAGAACGGCCAGCCGCTCACCGTCGGCTTCCGCCTGGAGCACTGCCTGCTGCTGCGCTGA
- a CDS encoding phytoene desaturase family protein, whose product MDALKRDYDAIVVGGGHNGLVSAAYLARAGLRPLVLEARAVTGGAAITEQPWGPEFKMTALSYVMSLMPPTVIRDLKLTEFGYKILPMGPWYVPSLDGRSLHMTGDHAHDHAQLAAFSKKDADNMPKYEEWLGGIGKVLAPLLLRTPPKMGSHSVGDLLDQLKLAWSVRGLNVRSVADATKLFTMSIADLLDEWFESDIVKGSMSINGVIGTWAGPMEPGTAYVMMHHTIGDVGDGKMGSWGYPVGGMGAVADAIRRSAEHFGATILTDAPVERILTRGGRVTGVALKDCREFHAPTVVAATHPQITFLKQLDRRELPEQFVTDMERWRTRSGTVKVNVALSGLPRFTANPDLTAQELSGPIDLAQSLEYVEDAFVDARSGRAAAKPFADSVIPSTVDDTLCPKGTHVMSMFTQWVPHTWADEPHTAELDAYADRIIDLYDELAPGFKSQVIHRQVIGPHQMQEEYGLIGGNIFHGELSPEQLFHMRPAPGYADFTTPIKGLYQCSSATHGGGGVTGIAGYLATQRILKDRKSPAKRGK is encoded by the coding sequence ATGGATGCTCTGAAGCGCGACTACGACGCGATCGTCGTCGGGGGCGGACACAACGGCTTGGTCTCCGCCGCCTACCTGGCCAGGGCCGGCCTGCGGCCCCTGGTGCTGGAGGCGCGCGCCGTGACCGGCGGCGCGGCGATCACCGAGCAGCCGTGGGGCCCCGAGTTCAAGATGACCGCGCTCTCCTACGTGATGAGCCTGATGCCGCCCACCGTGATCAGGGACTTGAAGCTCACGGAGTTCGGCTACAAGATCCTGCCGATGGGTCCGTGGTACGTCCCCTCGCTGGACGGCCGCTCGCTGCACATGACCGGCGACCACGCCCACGACCACGCCCAGCTGGCGGCCTTCTCCAAGAAGGACGCCGACAACATGCCCAAGTACGAGGAGTGGCTCGGCGGCATCGGCAAGGTGCTCGCGCCGCTGCTGCTGCGCACCCCGCCGAAGATGGGCTCGCACTCCGTCGGCGACCTGCTGGACCAGCTGAAGCTGGCCTGGAGCGTCCGGGGACTGAATGTCCGTTCAGTCGCGGATGCGACGAAGCTCTTCACGATGAGCATCGCCGACCTGCTCGACGAGTGGTTCGAGTCCGACATCGTCAAGGGCTCGATGTCCATCAACGGCGTCATCGGCACCTGGGCCGGCCCGATGGAGCCCGGCACGGCCTACGTGATGATGCACCACACGATCGGCGACGTCGGCGACGGCAAGATGGGCAGCTGGGGCTACCCGGTCGGCGGCATGGGCGCGGTCGCCGACGCGATCCGCCGCTCGGCCGAGCACTTCGGCGCGACGATCCTCACCGACGCCCCCGTCGAGCGGATCCTCACCCGCGGCGGCCGGGTCACCGGCGTCGCGCTGAAGGACTGCCGCGAGTTCCACGCCCCCACCGTCGTCGCCGCGACCCACCCGCAGATCACCTTCCTCAAGCAGCTGGACCGGCGCGAACTGCCCGAGCAGTTCGTCACCGACATGGAGCGCTGGCGCACCCGCTCCGGCACGGTCAAGGTCAATGTCGCCCTCTCCGGGCTGCCGCGCTTCACCGCGAACCCGGACCTGACCGCGCAGGAGCTGTCCGGCCCGATCGACCTGGCCCAGTCGCTGGAGTACGTCGAGGACGCCTTCGTCGACGCCCGCTCCGGCCGCGCCGCCGCCAAACCCTTCGCCGACAGCGTCATCCCCTCCACCGTCGACGACACGCTCTGCCCCAAGGGCACCCACGTGATGTCGATGTTCACCCAGTGGGTGCCCCACACCTGGGCCGACGAGCCGCACACCGCGGAGCTGGACGCCTACGCCGACCGGATCATCGACCTCTACGACGAGCTCGCGCCCGGCTTCAAGAGCCAGGTGATCCACCGTCAGGTCATCGGCCCGCACCAGATGCAGGAGGAGTACGGCCTGATCGGCGGCAACATCTTCCACGGCGAGCTCAGCCCCGAGCAGCTCTTCCACATGCGTCCCGCCCCCGGCTACGCCGACTTCACCACCCCGATCAAGGGCCTGTACCAGTGCTCCTCCGCCACCCACGGCGGGGGCGGGGTCACCGGCATCGCCGGCTACCTGGCCACCCAGCGGATCCTGAAGGACCGCAAGTCGCCGGCGAAGCGCGGGAAGTGA
- a CDS encoding ABC transporter permease, with translation MIRLLPGRRGVERRPRFAIAVTAVFFVLLYLPIGVVTLFSFNSKKSLTSFGHPSLRWYRAFLGDPDLTGSVFTSLQVSAVAMVGSVVLGAALALGLVRARSRMGGLANLIMLIPLITPEIVTGVGSLLLFRGLELTPSMTTLLLAETTFSVSYVTVILRSRVAALNPEVEEAAMDLGATRGQALRLVTLPALLPALLASALLVFALVFDDFVLAYFTSGVTPQPISVRIYSEIRFGIQPSVNAVGTLMLAGSLTLIAFALAVPRLLGRGHTSGGGIDLLSGG, from the coding sequence ATGATCCGCCTGCTGCCGGGACGCCGTGGCGTCGAGCGCCGCCCGCGCTTCGCCATCGCCGTGACCGCCGTCTTCTTCGTGCTGCTCTACCTGCCCATCGGCGTCGTGACGCTCTTCTCCTTCAACAGCAAGAAGTCGCTGACCTCCTTCGGCCACCCCAGCCTGCGCTGGTACCGGGCGTTCCTCGGCGACCCGGACCTGACCGGGTCGGTGTTCACCAGCCTCCAGGTCTCGGCCGTGGCCATGGTGGGCTCTGTCGTCCTCGGCGCCGCGCTGGCGCTGGGGCTGGTCCGGGCCAGGAGCCGGATGGGCGGGCTGGCCAACCTCATCATGCTGATCCCGCTGATCACCCCGGAGATCGTGACCGGCGTCGGCTCGCTGCTGCTCTTCCGCGGCCTGGAGCTCACCCCGTCGATGACGACGCTGCTGCTCGCCGAGACCACCTTCTCCGTCTCCTACGTCACCGTGATCCTGCGCTCCCGGGTGGCGGCGCTGAATCCGGAGGTCGAGGAGGCGGCGATGGACCTGGGCGCGACCCGGGGCCAGGCGCTGCGCCTGGTGACCCTGCCCGCGCTGCTGCCCGCGCTGCTGGCCTCGGCCCTGCTGGTCTTCGCCCTCGTCTTCGACGACTTCGTGCTCGCCTACTTCACCAGCGGGGTCACCCCGCAGCCGATCTCCGTGCGGATCTACTCCGAGATCCGCTTCGGCATCCAGCCCAGCGTCAACGCCGTCGGCACGCTGATGCTGGCCGGCTCGCTCACCCTCATCGCCTTCGCCCTGGCCGTGCCCCGCCTTCTCGGGCGCGGCCACACCAGTGGCGGCGGCATCGACCTGCTCTCCGGAGGCTGA
- a CDS encoding PPOX class F420-dependent oxidoreductase, producing the protein MTPLDPHTLDALTRARYVSLTTYRKDGTAVATPVWHVVDEGLLYVWTEADSWKVKRLRRDPRVKVVVCDVRGKIAPGAAEAEGTGRVLDDAGREKVRRLLGRKYLMARVGDVWATLTGRRRRKPIAALEITF; encoded by the coding sequence GTGACCCCACTCGACCCGCACACCCTGGACGCGCTCACCCGCGCCCGCTACGTCAGCCTCACCACCTACCGGAAGGACGGCACGGCGGTGGCCACCCCGGTCTGGCACGTGGTGGACGAAGGCCTGCTCTACGTCTGGACCGAGGCGGACTCCTGGAAGGTCAAGCGGCTGCGCAGGGACCCGAGGGTGAAGGTCGTCGTCTGCGACGTGCGCGGAAAGATCGCGCCCGGCGCGGCGGAGGCCGAGGGGACCGGGCGCGTGCTGGACGACGCGGGCAGGGAGAAGGTGCGCCGCCTGCTCGGCCGCAAGTACCTGATGGCCAGGGTCGGCGACGTGTGGGCCACGCTGACGGGCCGTCGGCGCAGGAAGCCCATCGCGGCTCTGGAGATCACCTTCTGA
- a CDS encoding ABC transporter permease — translation MTVFFLGALGILLLLSFGTTDDLGDPRFGHTLQNLRALLHPVYLQVIGRSLAYAAITAVLCLAIAYPVAYAIALHGGRFRHALIAAVVVPFFANYLVRMYGWVTLLSDDGPVLRALRALGLPADVRLLNTPGAVIGGLVYGFVVFMVLPLYAALERLDVSLIEAGRDLGGGPFSTFWRVTLPATRQGVTAGLLLVFLPAMGDFVSAQLLGGPRQLMIGSLIQDKFFGGQDWPLGSALTMLLMLVLLICTSVYLRQAARENREASR, via the coding sequence ATGACCGTCTTCTTCCTCGGCGCCCTGGGCATCCTGCTGCTGCTCTCCTTCGGCACCACCGACGACCTGGGCGACCCCCGTTTCGGGCACACGTTGCAGAACCTGCGGGCCCTGCTGCACCCCGTCTACCTCCAGGTCATCGGCCGCTCGCTGGCCTACGCCGCGATCACCGCGGTGCTGTGCCTGGCCATCGCCTACCCCGTGGCGTACGCGATCGCGCTCCACGGGGGACGGTTCAGGCACGCCCTGATCGCCGCCGTGGTGGTGCCGTTCTTCGCCAACTACCTGGTGCGGATGTACGGGTGGGTGACGCTGCTCTCCGACGACGGTCCGGTGCTGCGGGCGCTCCGCGCCCTCGGGCTGCCCGCCGACGTGCGGCTGCTCAACACGCCGGGCGCGGTGATCGGCGGGCTGGTCTACGGCTTCGTCGTCTTCATGGTGCTGCCGCTGTACGCGGCGCTGGAACGGCTGGACGTCTCCCTGATCGAGGCCGGCCGGGACCTGGGCGGCGGGCCGTTCTCCACCTTCTGGCGGGTCACCCTGCCCGCCACCCGGCAGGGCGTGACGGCCGGGCTGCTGCTGGTCTTCCTGCCCGCGATGGGCGACTTCGTGAGCGCCCAACTGCTCGGCGGGCCGCGGCAGCTGATGATCGGCAGCCTGATCCAGGACAAGTTCTTCGGCGGGCAGGACTGGCCGCTCGGCTCGGCGCTCACCATGCTGCTCATGCTCGTGCTGCTGATCTGCACGTCCGTCTACCTGCGCCAGGCCGCGCGGGAGAACCGGGAGGCGTCCCGATGA